From a region of the Phaseolus vulgaris cultivar G19833 chromosome 6, P. vulgaris v2.0, whole genome shotgun sequence genome:
- the LOC137831714 gene encoding transcription factor bHLH94-like encodes MCLSEGERVMALEAVVYPQPQDPFGCAIKDPYNYNNLLEAAAAGNWGYADFTLEKEDQACVTFMDNQTENCPYGEWNSSPPSLLPHNMNASNPPSETSNTQNNLDSSVSTPARPKRRRTKSRKNKEEIENQRMTHIAVERNRRKQMNEYLSVLRSLMPESYVQRGDQASIIGGAINFVKELEQRLQFLGAQKEKEGKPDVPFSEFFSFPQYSTSASGGCDNSAAMSEQKGEVQSGIADIEVTMVESHANLKIRSKKRPKQLLKIVSSLHGMRLTILHLNVTTTKEIVLYSLSVKVEEDCKLGSVDEIAAAVYQMLNRIQQE; translated from the exons ATGTGTTTGTCTGAGGGAGAGAGAGTAATGGCGTTAGAAGCAGTAGTATATCCCCAACCCCAGGACCCGTTTGGCTGTGCAATCAAAGACCCCTACAACTACAACAACTTGTTAGAAGCTGCTGCTGCAGGCAACTGGGGTTATGCAGATTTCACCCTTGAAAAAGAAGACCAAGCTTGTGTCACTTTTATGGACAACCAAACAGAGAATTGTCCCTATGGAGAATGGAACTCTTCTCCTCCATCCTTGTTGCCTCACAACATGAATGCATCAAATCCTCCTTCAGAAACCAGCAACACGCAGAACAACTTAGATAGTTCAGTTTCTACCCCAGCTCGTCCCAAGAGGCGCAGAACCAAAAGCAGGAAGAATAAGGAAGAGATTGAGAACCAGAGAATGACTCACATTGCTGTAGAGCGCAACAGAAGGAAGCAAATGAACGAGTACCTCTCTGTTCTTCGCTCTCTAATGCCTGAATCTTACGTCCAAAGG GGTGATCAAGCATCTATTATTGGGGGTGCTATCAACTTTGTTAAGGAGCTTGAGCAGAGGCTGCAATTTCTTGGTGCTCAGAAGGAAAAAGAGGGGAAACCTGATGTGCCCTTTTCTGAGTTCTTCTCATTTCCTCAGTACTCAACAAGTGCCAGTGGTGGCTGTGATAACTCTGCAGCCATGAGTGAGCAAAAGGGTGAGGTTCAGTCTGGCATTGCTGACATAGAAGTGACAATGGTAGAGAGCCATGCAAATCTCAAAATAAGATCCAAGAAACGGCCAAAGCAGCTCTTGAAAATAGTATCTAGTTTGCATGGCATGCGTCTCACAATCCTGCACCTAAATGTTACCACCACCAAGGAAATTGTCCTCTATTCTCTCAGTGTCAAG GTTGAAGAAGATTGCAAGCTGGGATCAGTGGATGAGATAGCTGCAGCTGTATACCAAATGCTGAATAGGATCCAACAAGAGTGA
- the LOC137831713 gene encoding E3 ubiquitin-protein ligase ATL31-like gives MLAVARLHSDQEHSLLNNITTHTFSHSSFHKMKKHHHHATLFLLLQFLLPSIPIAVAQGQPQSDPNTDPNLNRFNPSLAAIIVILVAALFVMAVFSIYVRHCADAPSNSVRPLTSARSRRVARGLDPAVIQTFPTLEYSEVKIHKIGKEDLECAVCLCEFEDTETLRLIPKCDHVFHPECIDEWLSSHTTCPVCRANLVPTESMDSDANNGADAVPDPQSLTPDVEAQNDAVEAAPEQQNADSDRFLTEPEVLSLEKTLNRNRTRGSRSNRLRRFSKSHSTGHSIVQPGENTDRFTLRLPLEVRKQVINRQLHRASSLIVLPREGSSRQGYRTGGEGSSRGKQSRRLDRSLKSDRWIFSIAAPFFARALSIRSPRVRNNDVEGTSSSSTAPIMPRTAVDSARPPV, from the coding sequence ATGCTAGCTGTAGCACGTTTGCACTCTGACCAAGAACACTCTCTTTTAAATAACATAACAACACACACTTTCTCTCACTCTTCATTCCACAAAATGAAGAAACACCATCACCACGCAACCCTATTCCTGCTCCTCCAATTCCTGCTGCCGTCAATTCCAATCGCCGTCGCGCAGGGCCAGCCCCAGTCCGATCCAAACACCGACCCAAACCTAAACCGCTTCAACCCCTCTCTAGCCGCAATCATCGTCATACTAGTGGCGGCGCTTTTCGTCATGGCCGTTTTCTCCATCTACGTACGCCACTGCGCCGATGCGCCTTCCAACAGCGTTAGGCCTCTCACCTCCGCACGCTCCAGAAGAGTCGCGCGTGGCCTTGACCCCGCCGTCATCCAAACCTTCCCCACCCTCGAATACTCCGAGGTCAAGATCCACAAGATCGGAAAAGAAGACTTGGAATGCGCGGTGTGTTTGTGCGAGTTTGAGGATACCGAAACGCTGCGTTTGATCCCCAAGTGCGACCACGTTTTCCACCCCGAGTGCATAGACGAGTGGTTGAGCTCCCACACCACGTGTCCCGTGTGCCGCGCCAACCTCGTACCAACAGAATCCATGGATTCTGACGCCAACAACGGCGCCGACGCTGTTCCCGATCCTCAATCGTTAACGCCAGACGTTGAAGCCCAAAACGACGCAGTCGAAGCCGCGCCAGAGCAGCAAAACGCGGACTCTGACCGTTTCTTAACCGAACCGGAAGTTCTTTCTCTGGAAAAAACGCTGAACCGGAACCGCACACGTGGATCGCGGTCGAACCGGCTTCGCCGGTTCTCGAAGTCGCATTCCACCGGCCACTCGATCGTTCAACCGGGCGAAAACACTGACCGGTTCACTCTGAGACTTCCTTTGGAGGTTCGCAAGCAGGTAATAAACCGGCAATTGCATCGTGCAAGTAGCTTGATCGTGTTACCGAGAGAAGGTAGTTCGAGGCAGGGTTACCGAACCGGAGGAGAAGGGAGTAGTAGGGGGAAACAGTCAAGGCGGTTGGACCGGAGTTTGAAATCGGACCGGTGGATTTTCTCGATAGCTGCGCCGTTTTTCGCAAGGGCGCTGTCTATTAGATCCCCCAGGGTGCGGAATAACGACGTTGAAGGAACGTCGTCGTCTTCCACCGCGCCGATTATGCCGCGGACGGCCGTTGACTCGGCTCGGCCACCGGTTTAA